The proteins below are encoded in one region of Paenibacillus albus:
- a CDS encoding aldo/keto reductase — protein sequence MVEQTDTTGVNTQLRRRLGNSDLELSPLGLGCWQFSKGSGMVGKFWPVLADEDILGIVRTSLEGGINWFDTAEVYGGGKSEEALADALNSLGNAASGAHVATKWWPIMRTAGSIPRTIDERLRRLKGWPIDLHQVHQPYSFSSAAAEMNEMAKLVQQGKIRHVGVSNFSAARMREADKALRAHGLRLTSNQVKYNLLDRRIEHNGVLDTAKELGVAIIAYSPLEQGVLTGKFHSNPELVRGIAAGRKLSGSFKPAALARTRPLVDRLAELAGKYGASPSQVALNWLIHANGDTVFAIPGASKPRHAQENVHAMAFKLSSDELQELAVLADRCKR from the coding sequence ATGGTGGAACAAACGGACACAACCGGAGTGAACACACAGCTGCGCAGGCGGCTTGGCAATTCGGATTTGGAGCTTTCCCCGCTTGGGCTGGGCTGCTGGCAGTTCAGCAAGGGCAGCGGCATGGTCGGCAAGTTCTGGCCGGTGCTGGCGGATGAGGACATTCTCGGCATCGTCCGCACCAGCCTTGAGGGCGGCATCAACTGGTTTGATACCGCCGAGGTGTACGGCGGCGGCAAGTCGGAAGAAGCGCTCGCGGATGCGCTGAACTCGCTAGGCAACGCGGCAAGCGGTGCGCATGTGGCGACGAAGTGGTGGCCGATTATGCGGACAGCAGGCAGCATTCCGCGCACGATTGATGAGCGGCTGCGCCGACTTAAGGGCTGGCCCATCGACCTGCACCAAGTGCATCAGCCGTACTCGTTCTCCTCGGCTGCGGCCGAGATGAACGAGATGGCGAAGCTGGTGCAGCAGGGCAAGATCCGCCACGTCGGCGTGAGCAATTTCTCTGCGGCACGCATGCGTGAGGCGGATAAAGCGCTGCGGGCGCACGGCCTGCGGCTCACGTCCAACCAGGTGAAATACAACCTGCTGGACCGCCGCATCGAGCACAACGGCGTGCTCGACACCGCCAAGGAACTTGGCGTTGCCATTATCGCGTACTCGCCGCTGGAGCAGGGCGTGCTTACAGGCAAGTTCCACAGCAATCCCGAGCTCGTGCGCGGGATTGCCGCCGGTCGCAAGCTGAGCGGCAGCTTCAAGCCTGCCGCTCTGGCGCGGACGCGGCCTTTAGTTGACCGGCTTGCCGAGCTTGCCGGCAAGTACGGTGCTTCCCCGAGCCAGGTCGCACTGAACTGGCTCATACATGCGAATGGCGATACGGTGTTCGCCATTCCCGGCGCTTCCAAGCCGAGGCATGCACAGGAGAATGTGCATGCGATGGCGTTCAAGCTCAGCAGCGACGAGCTGCAGGAGCTGGCGGTGCTGGCGGATCGCTGCAAGCGGTAG
- a CDS encoding aldose epimerase family protein, producing the protein MSYEVKRTVDTYELFTLIDTETNSSVTVCPQRGGIAISCILGGVELFYLDKATLIDPVANIRGGNPILFPICGQLVEGRYEWEGTEYTMRNHGVARNRPWEVVETNEDGEASITLRLRSDASTRDEFPWDFELLFTYALVSGELKIRQTYSNLSGSAMPYYAGFHPYFRCESKDIVYGTDASQYLDYNDNVIKDVQGEIVLTGLKESVALLDATERHISFPGPDNSGKITLNYSDAFKYVVLWQVNGSPFVCVEPWMALNSELNRKAELPMLAAGAKQELELSIAFEK; encoded by the coding sequence ATGAGCTATGAAGTAAAGCGCACGGTAGATACATATGAGTTGTTTACACTGATTGACACGGAGACGAATTCCTCGGTTACGGTCTGCCCGCAGCGCGGCGGCATTGCCATCAGCTGCATCCTTGGCGGCGTGGAGCTGTTCTACCTCGACAAGGCGACGCTGATCGATCCGGTTGCGAACATTCGCGGCGGCAACCCAATTCTTTTCCCAATCTGCGGTCAGCTTGTGGAAGGCCGGTATGAGTGGGAAGGCACGGAGTATACGATGCGAAACCACGGCGTTGCTCGCAATCGTCCATGGGAAGTTGTTGAGACAAATGAAGATGGCGAAGCATCCATCACGCTGCGCCTTCGGAGCGATGCGAGCACAAGAGACGAGTTCCCGTGGGATTTTGAGCTGCTGTTCACCTACGCGCTGGTTAGCGGCGAGCTGAAGATCCGTCAAACCTACAGCAACCTGTCAGGCTCTGCAATGCCTTATTATGCTGGATTCCATCCTTATTTCCGCTGCGAGTCGAAGGATATCGTCTATGGCACGGACGCCTCGCAATATCTCGACTACAATGACAATGTCATCAAAGACGTGCAGGGAGAAATTGTGCTCACGGGGCTAAAAGAATCCGTCGCGCTGCTCGATGCAACCGAGCGGCACATTTCGTTCCCAGGTCCGGATAACAGCGGCAAAATCACTTTGAACTACAGCGATGCGTTCAAATATGTGGTGCTGTGGCAGGTGAACGGTTCGCCATTCGTCTGCGTCGAGCCGTGGATGGCGCTGAACAGCGAGCTGAACCGGAAAGCCGAACTGCCGATGCTCGCGGCGGGAGCGAAGCAAGAGCTGGAGCTTTCGATTGCTTTTGAGAAATAA
- a CDS encoding PadR family transcriptional regulator encodes MNVQFKKGVLDLCVLALTAWEDRYGYELAVSMSSKFEVAVGSVYPLLSRLTQEGYFSTYLRESSEGPPRKYYKLTPEGHRHLLELIREWKSFSVAVDEIIKEGVER; translated from the coding sequence ATGAATGTTCAATTTAAGAAGGGCGTGCTGGACTTATGCGTTCTTGCGCTGACCGCTTGGGAAGACAGGTATGGCTATGAGCTGGCTGTCAGCATGTCTTCGAAGTTTGAGGTCGCTGTCGGAAGCGTGTATCCGCTGCTCAGCCGATTGACGCAAGAGGGTTATTTTTCCACCTATTTAAGAGAATCCTCGGAAGGGCCGCCGCGCAAATATTATAAGCTTACGCCTGAGGGACATAGACATCTGCTGGAGCTGATTCGGGAATGGAAGTCCTTCTCCGTTGCTGTCGACGAAATTATTAAGGAAGGTGTAGAGCGATGA
- a CDS encoding HAAS signaling domain-containing protein → MIRNQYLEQLWELLAPVPERIRREWMYDYEEHFRMAAEHGKSEVEAAHELGDPRLIAKELLLTYRVDQAETKSGSVTLVSRAVLAAVSLGFFNLIFVLGPYVALLGVLVALWASAIGVGVSSLMALYEGMYGGGVTMTQGIFIAMVLLGLGMLLGAGTQWLTKAFMKMTLAYLKFNSRVIRVKKK, encoded by the coding sequence ATGATTAGGAATCAATACTTGGAGCAGCTGTGGGAGCTTCTGGCGCCAGTACCGGAGCGGATTCGGCGGGAGTGGATGTACGACTATGAAGAGCATTTCCGCATGGCAGCCGAGCATGGCAAGTCTGAAGTGGAAGCGGCGCATGAGCTGGGAGATCCGCGTCTGATTGCCAAAGAACTGCTTCTCACCTACCGCGTCGACCAAGCAGAGACGAAGAGCGGAAGCGTTACGCTCGTCTCCCGCGCTGTGCTGGCGGCGGTGAGCCTCGGATTCTTTAATCTGATTTTTGTGCTGGGTCCTTATGTTGCACTGCTTGGCGTACTCGTTGCGCTATGGGCGTCGGCAATCGGCGTCGGCGTGTCGTCCCTAATGGCACTTTATGAAGGGATGTATGGCGGTGGCGTGACGATGACGCAAGGGATATTCATCGCGATGGTGCTGCTGGGACTGGGCATGCTCCTCGGCGCAGGCACGCAATGGCTGACGAAGGCGTTCATGAAGATGACGCTTGCTTATTTGAAGTTTAATTCCAGAGTGATAAGGGTGAAGAAAAAATGA
- a CDS encoding DUF4097 family beta strand repeat-containing protein, translating into MRNWVVIALILVVVGLIGAFGTSRGDFSFGTEKIDQQQWMEGDGVSEIVVKSGSMDVTVIPSSDQKIKAKLSGRASRKYRDKLKLTLERNGDQLNVTLEDKVGFTIGLNFRSVDLTLELPQQMYRKLVVDTGSGDAELKQVQADRIELDMGSGDVSLQELTAQAMIVDIGSGDMHATAITANESVELKANSGDVTVDGLKSKQLTVRTGSGNIELNDVDAAIKGEAHSGDIDLALDALNRAVDLETGSGDVSIMTSEQPQNAHITYSSGSGDLDNDWDGVKKMTDEDGRDNLVFGSGSIPVHVHTGSGDLDVGAR; encoded by the coding sequence ATGAGAAACTGGGTTGTTATTGCGCTCATCCTGGTCGTTGTTGGCCTCATCGGCGCGTTCGGGACATCCCGAGGCGATTTCTCGTTCGGTACGGAAAAAATCGACCAGCAGCAGTGGATGGAAGGAGACGGCGTCTCAGAGATTGTTGTCAAAAGCGGCAGCATGGATGTAACGGTTATCCCAAGCAGCGACCAAAAGATTAAAGCAAAGCTGTCCGGCCGCGCAAGCCGCAAATACCGCGACAAGCTGAAGCTTACGCTTGAACGCAATGGGGATCAGCTGAACGTCACGTTGGAGGACAAAGTCGGGTTCACAATTGGTCTGAACTTCCGCAGCGTAGACTTGACACTGGAGCTTCCACAGCAGATGTACCGCAAGCTGGTGGTGGATACCGGCAGCGGCGATGCCGAATTGAAGCAAGTTCAGGCGGACCGTATTGAACTCGACATGGGATCTGGCGATGTTAGTCTGCAGGAGCTCACTGCCCAGGCCATGATTGTCGATATCGGCAGCGGCGACATGCATGCGACAGCTATTACTGCGAATGAATCGGTAGAGCTCAAAGCGAATTCAGGCGACGTTACGGTCGACGGGCTGAAGTCCAAGCAGCTTACAGTGAGGACTGGCAGCGGAAATATTGAGTTGAATGATGTGGATGCAGCGATTAAAGGCGAAGCGCACAGCGGCGACATCGATCTTGCGCTGGATGCGCTGAACAGGGCGGTTGATCTGGAAACCGGCAGCGGCGATGTGTCCATCATGACAAGCGAGCAGCCGCAAAATGCACATATTACGTACAGTAGCGGCAGCGGTGATTTGGACAACGATTGGGATGGCGTGAAGAAGATGACCGATGAGGACGGTCGCGACAATCTCGTCTTCGGCAGCGGCAGCATTCCCGTGCATGTTCATACCGGCTCCGGCGATTTGGATGTTGGCGCTCGCTAG
- a CDS encoding multicopper oxidase family protein, protein MVESPDLPLAPYRIENGMKCFELIAEPVLQELLPDIYMQGYGYNGSIPGPTIVVETGDWVRIRVINHLPEATSVHWHGLDVPNTMDGVPPIEPSPRIEPGYGMDYIFQIINPPGTHMYHSHYHTLRQEMLGLCGLFIIQNKQEKHIHRDIAYMLQEFHLSGLPRGELRPGAYSIDPLSDGFNFFTMNGRCFPSTSPVQVRLGERMRIRLANIGMQGHPMHLHGVQMLETAYDGNEVPPWRQLLRSTVFVAPGETRDVQFVAWNPGFWPFHCHIPHHTSNNFTIPIGGMFTTIQVAR, encoded by the coding sequence ATGGTGGAATCGCCGGATTTGCCGCTTGCACCTTATCGGATCGAGAACGGGATGAAATGCTTCGAGCTAATTGCCGAACCGGTGCTGCAAGAGCTGCTGCCGGATATTTACATGCAAGGCTATGGATATAACGGCTCCATTCCCGGTCCTACGATTGTTGTAGAGACAGGCGACTGGGTGCGCATTCGGGTCATTAATCATCTGCCGGAAGCGACGAGCGTTCATTGGCACGGGCTGGACGTTCCGAATACGATGGACGGAGTTCCGCCGATTGAGCCTTCGCCCCGAATTGAGCCGGGCTACGGAATGGATTATATTTTCCAGATCATTAACCCGCCTGGCACGCACATGTATCACAGCCACTATCATACGCTCCGCCAAGAAATGCTGGGGCTGTGTGGATTGTTCATTATTCAGAACAAGCAGGAGAAGCACATCCATAGGGATATCGCATATATGCTTCAGGAGTTTCATCTGAGCGGGCTGCCAAGAGGGGAGCTGCGTCCAGGGGCTTACAGTATCGACCCGTTGTCGGACGGGTTTAACTTCTTTACGATGAACGGGCGCTGCTTCCCGAGTACATCGCCGGTGCAGGTTCGCTTAGGCGAGCGTATGCGGATTCGCTTGGCGAATATAGGGATGCAGGGCCATCCGATGCATCTTCATGGCGTGCAAATGCTGGAGACGGCTTATGACGGCAACGAAGTACCGCCATGGAGACAGCTCCTCAGAAGCACCGTGTTCGTTGCGCCAGGCGAGACCCGCGATGTGCAGTTCGTCGCGTGGAACCCGGGGTTCTGGCCGTTTCATTGCCATATTCCACATCATACGTCCAACAACTTTACGATTCCTATTGGAGGCATGTTTACGACCATTCAAGTTGCCCGTTAG
- a CDS encoding HD-GYP domain-containing protein, giving the protein MQLKGKSVIGPILSVVLPIGVFEWVRSLGTKDVSLVVPAGHFHIVTIVAALAMLVAIGVGITGHRLRNIQVGFMSIAYLSLSGVFFLHGLTTPGFLMHEDYMPKIFAQLSVLLTAVWLALSAVSSDHWSVRLMSKWRILLLPGWLVLLGVLCALTIRYPDAIDHLPLTINPYKWIAGAATGAACLWTMYRYWHANQHGRIPLQQAIVYSTGLIVASQYIILMGSAWKLSWWLYHFLLLGSLLTMLLGLVRQYFSKGSFSTSLRILFQSDPRAWLEEWITPSVHALIMATEARDSYTAGHNKRVALYALRLGEVMGLTKHQLQAIAHGGVVHDVGKLRVPDSILNKRGKLTTEERLVIERHPVSGYEICRQLGFLRDELSIIRSHHEKWDGTGYPDRLSGEGIPLLARITAVADVYDALTSSRSYRLAMSHEDAMEIILSGSGVHFDPMCVMAWEKLASIDAQFFAEIAASDRTLHLAHSHKAAQ; this is encoded by the coding sequence ATGCAGCTTAAAGGTAAATCTGTCATTGGCCCAATTCTATCCGTTGTATTGCCAATTGGCGTATTTGAATGGGTACGTTCGCTAGGAACGAAAGATGTTTCCCTTGTTGTGCCTGCGGGACATTTTCACATTGTAACGATCGTCGCAGCGCTTGCGATGCTGGTTGCCATCGGCGTCGGTATTACAGGCCATCGGCTTCGTAACATTCAAGTTGGCTTCATGTCGATTGCTTACTTGTCGTTGTCGGGCGTTTTCTTCCTGCATGGACTTACAACGCCCGGCTTTCTGATGCATGAAGATTACATGCCGAAGATCTTTGCACAGCTGAGTGTGCTGCTGACCGCGGTTTGGCTGGCTTTGTCAGCAGTGAGCTCGGACCATTGGAGCGTAAGGCTGATGTCTAAGTGGCGCATCCTGCTCCTCCCTGGCTGGTTAGTGCTGCTCGGCGTTCTATGCGCGTTAACGATCCGTTACCCGGATGCGATTGACCATCTTCCACTGACCATCAATCCGTACAAATGGATTGCGGGAGCTGCAACAGGCGCAGCATGTCTGTGGACGATGTACCGCTATTGGCACGCGAATCAGCATGGGCGGATCCCGCTTCAGCAGGCAATTGTATACAGCACAGGACTTATTGTTGCGTCGCAATACATCATTCTAATGGGCTCGGCGTGGAAGCTGAGCTGGTGGTTGTACCACTTCCTGCTGCTGGGTTCTTTGCTTACGATGCTGCTTGGCCTTGTGCGGCAGTATTTCTCCAAAGGCTCATTCAGTACCTCGCTGCGCATTCTGTTTCAATCTGATCCGCGCGCTTGGCTAGAGGAATGGATTACGCCGAGCGTTCACGCGCTCATCATGGCGACGGAAGCGCGTGATTCGTACACGGCAGGCCACAACAAGCGGGTTGCGCTGTATGCGCTGCGTCTTGGTGAAGTGATGGGCTTAACGAAGCATCAGCTGCAGGCGATTGCCCACGGCGGCGTCGTGCATGATGTCGGCAAGCTGCGTGTGCCGGACTCGATTCTGAATAAGCGGGGCAAGCTCACGACGGAGGAACGGCTCGTTATTGAGCGTCATCCGGTCTCAGGCTATGAGATCTGCCGGCAGCTCGGCTTCCTAAGGGATGAGCTGTCCATCATTCGTTCGCATCATGAAAAATGGGACGGAACCGGCTATCCCGACCGGCTTAGCGGCGAGGGCATTCCACTGCTTGCGCGGATTACCGCGGTCGCCGACGTTTACGATGCGCTAACGTCATCACGCTCTTATCGCCTCGCGATGTCCCACGAGGATGCGATGGAAATCATTCTGTCCGGCAGCGGCGTTCACTTCGACCCCATGTGCGTGATGGCTTGGGAGAAGCTGGCGTCCATCGACGCACAGTTCTTCGCCGAAATCGCAGCCAGCGACAGAACGCTTCACCTCGCGCATTCACACAAGGCCGCACAATAA
- a CDS encoding helix-turn-helix domain-containing protein, with protein sequence MEQIVVQTKVLANNVQLELHITFCPFFNGDGSLLHYGFIITNIHSVSESADPSVTLKVLMARNYISAQQLSLATGISLQTISKLRNGKIGKPQRQTALLIASQLNVLPQDIWP encoded by the coding sequence ATGGAACAGATTGTCGTTCAAACCAAGGTACTTGCGAATAACGTACAGCTAGAGCTGCATATTACATTTTGCCCGTTCTTCAATGGAGACGGCAGCTTGCTTCACTACGGCTTTATTATTACTAACATTCATTCCGTCTCTGAATCCGCAGATCCATCCGTGACACTCAAGGTGCTCATGGCCCGCAACTATATATCCGCTCAGCAGCTGTCGCTTGCGACGGGCATCTCGTTGCAGACGATCTCCAAGCTGCGCAACGGCAAGATTGGCAAGCCCCAGCGGCAGACCGCGCTGCTCATTGCGTCACAGCTGAACGTGCTGCCCCAAGATATATGGCCTTAG
- a CDS encoding nitrogen regulation protein NR(II), which produces MSLFAAVFHTLKTPLAVITGRGASMQFDRVNKAFSDLVGCSEEKLKGLPPSRLFSSWNEEALMVTERSEIFMLRQSSRPREPQHLLLTIDEVADTAEPAYLLTAEDISARTWIDAMSKTERVLQSGILNGQLVIERYFAAARLRFSIRTCALKKSLSRNFLTTLNGTG; this is translated from the coding sequence ATGTCTCTGTTTGCCGCTGTCTTTCATACGCTCAAAACGCCGCTCGCCGTTATAACAGGACGAGGTGCGAGCATGCAATTTGACCGTGTAAATAAAGCCTTCTCAGATCTTGTTGGCTGCTCGGAGGAAAAGCTCAAGGGGCTCCCGCCAAGCAGGCTGTTCTCCTCATGGAACGAAGAAGCGCTAATGGTTACCGAACGGTCGGAAATCTTCATGCTCAGACAGTCTTCCAGACCGCGAGAGCCACAGCATCTGCTGCTAACGATTGATGAGGTTGCCGATACCGCTGAACCTGCTTACTTGCTGACGGCAGAGGATATATCCGCCAGAACGTGGATCGATGCCATGAGCAAGACCGAACGGGTACTGCAATCCGGTATTTTGAATGGGCAGCTCGTTATCGAGCGTTATTTCGCAGCAGCACGTCTCCGATTCTCGATCCGAACCTGCGCATTGAAGAAGAGTCTCTCCAGAAATTTTTTGACGACGCTGAACGGAACCGGTTAA